The following is a genomic window from Pirellulales bacterium.
CGAACGATGAGGGCGGCATCGTCAAAATCGTCCCAAGCAATTTGGTATTCGCCCTTGTAGAACCAGGCGATGCCGCGACGAAGATAGGCTTCCGTGTCATCGGGATTATTGAGAATTGTCGTCGAATACGCATCGATGGCTTCGTCGAAGCGGTTCAGGCTGCGCAGCGCATTGCCGAGGACATAATAAGCATCGGCTGTTTCCAGTTCGCCGGTCGCCAGCTTGGTGGCCTCTTCAAAATACTGGAGGGCAAGCTCAGCTTTGCCTTGATTCATGAGTTCCTGGCCGAGTTTGATTTGATCGACGGAGGGAGACGAGGGAGGTACATACGGCTGCGGCTCGGTAGCGTTCCGACCTTCTGGCGCAGGGGCCGGTACGATTCGATCGCCGGGCGCCGGCGCCGGTTCGGGAGTCGTCGGAGGGACCATCGGCTCGGGCTTTGTCGGCGGAGCCGTCGAAGGTGGCTCCGCTGGTCCAAATTTCGGCGCTTCCAGCCCTTCCACTTGAGCATGAGCCGTGGGAAGGCCGAATGGTCCCGCCAGGAATACGAGGATGCCGAAACTGGAACTCAGCAAAACACGGAGTAGAACACACTTCATTGACACACCTTTTCGAGCTGAACGGTTGCTGAATGCCGCGTGGCTGTAATCCTGAATCAGCCGACCGCAACACGAAAGAAAAGGGCGTTTCCAACGCCGATTCACGTGGGTTCCGCCGTCCTACGAACCAAG
Proteins encoded in this region:
- a CDS encoding tetratricopeptide repeat protein; the protein is MKCVLLRVLLSSSFGILVFLAGPFGLPTAHAQVEGLEAPKFGPAEPPSTAPPTKPEPMVPPTTPEPAPAPGDRIVPAPAPEGRNATEPQPYVPPSSPSVDQIKLGQELMNQGKAELALQYFEEATKLATGELETADAYYVLGNALRSLNRFDEAIDAYSTTILNNPDDTEAYLRRGIAWFYKGEYQIAWDDFDDAALIVRDVDEPYPEFWKGLTRAKQGDWLGAVNSYAFAILKSPRFALAYTNRGLAYLQLDEPEKAVLDFDQAIRHDRRNPVHYYRRGIAQARLDHTDAALASYNEAIRLDPNYADAVRNRNLLQGSVKR